From one Trueperaceae bacterium genomic stretch:
- a CDS encoding SURF1 family protein — MRHVLLRPRWLAGHLLALALVVLFVNLGLWQLRRLEQRRAHVAQVVERMGLPPAPIGQVLAEGGELPEYRAVTAVGEFDSSEEVLLRGRTRDGQPGFHVLTPLVLSRAGLAGSAVLVERGWVPYAMDRVPVAEAPPPAGKVTVTGRLRRPTGGRAGSFGPRDPAEGELVQAYYVDVERLQGQMPYPLVEAYVELTSVTPPHPGDLPLPLPEPDLGEGPHLSYAVQWFSFAAIGIVGYFFLLRRAARDEGRG, encoded by the coding sequence ATGCGTCACGTCCTCCTCAGGCCGCGGTGGCTCGCCGGCCACCTGCTGGCGCTCGCGCTCGTCGTGCTGTTCGTGAACCTCGGCCTGTGGCAGCTGAGGCGGCTCGAGCAGCGGCGCGCGCACGTGGCCCAGGTCGTCGAGCGCATGGGGCTCCCGCCCGCCCCGATCGGCCAGGTGCTGGCCGAGGGCGGGGAGCTGCCCGAGTACCGCGCCGTCACCGCGGTAGGGGAGTTCGACTCGTCCGAGGAGGTGCTGCTGCGGGGCCGTACCCGCGACGGGCAGCCCGGCTTCCACGTCCTCACGCCGCTCGTCCTCAGCCGCGCGGGGCTCGCCGGGTCGGCCGTGCTCGTCGAGCGCGGCTGGGTGCCCTACGCGATGGACCGGGTGCCGGTGGCGGAGGCGCCGCCGCCGGCGGGGAAGGTCACGGTCACCGGCCGGCTGCGGCGGCCGACCGGCGGTAGGGCAGGGTCCTTCGGGCCCCGAGACCCCGCCGAAGGCGAGCTGGTCCAGGCGTACTACGTCGACGTCGAGCGCCTGCAGGGCCAGATGCCTTACCCGCTGGTGGAGGCCTACGTGGAGCTGACCTCGGTCACGCCCCCGCACCCCGGCGACCTGCCGCTGCCGCTGCCCGAGCCGGACCTCGGCGAGGGGCCCCACCTCAGCTACGCCGTCCAGTGGTTCTCGTTCGCCGCGATCGGCATCGTGGGCTACTTCTTCCTGCTGCGGCGCGCCGCGCGCGACGAGGGGAGGGGCTGA
- a CDS encoding cytochrome c-type biogenesis protein CcmH: MRRVIASGRRSAAALLLLALLCAALAQAVELDSRVFDIARQLRCPVCTSESVADSSAELAQQMREIIQQQLDEGRSEAEILAFFQARYGDWILLDPPKRGLHLVVWVLPIAAGVAGVAALVVLGRRWVSRSREPVEVDPEDIARVRSELEGRGR, encoded by the coding sequence GTGAGGAGGGTCATCGCCAGCGGCCGGCGCTCGGCGGCGGCGCTCCTCCTCCTGGCGCTGCTCTGCGCCGCCCTGGCCCAGGCCGTGGAGCTCGACTCGCGCGTCTTCGACATCGCCAGGCAGCTCCGCTGCCCCGTCTGCACGTCGGAGAGCGTCGCCGACTCCAGCGCCGAGCTGGCGCAGCAGATGCGCGAGATCATCCAGCAGCAGCTCGACGAGGGCAGGAGCGAGGCGGAGATCCTCGCGTTCTTCCAGGCGCGCTACGGCGACTGGATCCTGCTCGACCCGCCCAAGCGCGGGCTCCACCTCGTCGTGTGGGTGCTGCCGATCGCCGCCGGCGTGGCCGGGGTCGCGGCGTTGGTCGTGCTGGGACGCCGCTGGGTGAGCCGCTCCCGCGAGCCCGTCGAGGTGGACCCTGAGGACATCGCGCGCGTCAGGTCGGAGCTGGAGGGGCGGGGCCGGTGA
- a CDS encoding Rieske 2Fe-2S domain-containing protein, whose amino-acid sequence MSDGREQDARPAGADSVGRPEDAQPAAADSDGREQDARREGGPSSGAPPDEGRRQVVKWLWRVPVLAVIGGGGYGLYRAVDVHFFKRRPDPTPDFVDAGPVTVAPLEAFADAWDAVEFLLEATPAVAVRVPRPVPGGVSAGDAHLVAFSRVCTHHQCVATLNTDVAAINLGFNYDATTPAITCPCHLSVFDPLRAGQAVSGPAVLPLPRARLELRGGEVVATGWERPRG is encoded by the coding sequence ATGAGCGACGGACGCGAGCAGGACGCGAGGCCGGCGGGGGCCGACAGCGTCGGACGCCCCGAGGACGCACAGCCGGCGGCTGCCGACAGCGACGGACGCGAGCAGGACGCGCGTCGGGAGGGCGGACCCTCGAGCGGCGCGCCCCCGGACGAGGGCCGCCGCCAGGTCGTCAAGTGGCTCTGGCGGGTGCCCGTGCTGGCCGTGATCGGCGGCGGCGGCTACGGCCTGTACCGGGCCGTCGACGTCCACTTCTTCAAGCGCCGGCCCGACCCCACGCCCGACTTCGTCGACGCCGGACCGGTGACCGTCGCGCCCCTGGAGGCCTTCGCCGACGCGTGGGACGCCGTCGAGTTCCTGCTCGAGGCCACGCCCGCCGTGGCCGTGCGGGTGCCCCGGCCGGTGCCGGGCGGCGTCAGCGCGGGCGACGCGCACCTCGTCGCCTTCAGCCGGGTCTGCACGCACCACCAGTGCGTCGCGACCCTCAACACCGACGTCGCCGCCATCAACCTCGGCTTCAACTACGACGCGACCACGCCCGCGATCACCTGCCCCTGCCACCTCAGCGTCTTCGACCCGTTGCGCGCGGGTCAGGCGGTCAGCGGTCCCGCGGTGCTGCCGCTGCCGCGCGCGCGCCTCGAGCTGCGAGGTGGCGAGGTCGTGGCCACGGGCTGGGAGCGCCCGCGCGGCTGA
- a CDS encoding c-type cytochrome produces the protein MITFLVVALLALLAFAYVALPLLSPRHADPLPDDTDPVLAGLQEEKAALLRAIAELEARGDLDPERRERLRLRYEAKAAAALKAIDARQAALAAGGWRGASAPAETPPGEPTPAPQAAKRRRPPVAAVALLGLAVLAAAFLPSYVLPRVGQDANVTTTDVEAARQIRDLRRAADREPTPENLMALGDAYLEVGQLEDAREAYLRAAEADEVPPAVFQRLAVLALQDDLGEAQGWLERAAAVAPDDSQTLFLLSEVAYANGDLQAAESSLRRYVDVVGGEPDATIAARLELFERVDDLTAAVEAEPTAENLLALGDLYWRAGDLRGAASTYVRAITEAGAQDPVALSRMGELMLRSGAPADAAALIERAAESGGVEGLEPSARLALGEAYVRLRRFDEAVEVLEAYQAAGGDDPAADELLASARAGVVPGEVGAPGDLAAVAEPEHPGAAVFAANCAQCHGPAGGGGMGVALAGNARAANEANVRDAVTFGRGMMPAFGATLSQEELDAVVAYVVEVVSRR, from the coding sequence GTGATCACCTTCCTCGTCGTCGCCCTGCTCGCGCTGTTGGCGTTCGCGTACGTCGCGCTGCCGCTCCTGTCGCCGCGCCACGCCGACCCACTGCCCGACGACACCGACCCGGTGCTGGCCGGACTGCAGGAGGAGAAGGCGGCCCTGCTGCGCGCCATCGCTGAGCTCGAAGCCCGCGGGGACCTGGACCCGGAGCGGCGCGAGCGGCTGAGGCTGCGCTACGAGGCCAAGGCCGCCGCTGCGCTCAAGGCCATCGACGCCCGCCAGGCCGCGCTGGCCGCCGGCGGGTGGCGCGGCGCGTCCGCGCCGGCTGAGACCCCGCCCGGCGAGCCCACGCCGGCGCCGCAGGCGGCCAAGCGCCGCCGGCCGCCGGTGGCCGCCGTCGCGCTGCTCGGGCTCGCGGTGCTGGCCGCGGCGTTCCTGCCCTCCTACGTCCTGCCGCGCGTCGGCCAGGACGCGAACGTCACGACCACAGACGTAGAGGCGGCGCGGCAGATACGCGACCTGCGGCGCGCCGCCGACCGCGAGCCGACGCCGGAGAACCTCATGGCCCTCGGCGACGCCTACCTCGAGGTGGGCCAGCTGGAGGACGCCCGCGAGGCCTACCTGCGCGCCGCGGAGGCCGACGAGGTGCCGCCCGCGGTGTTCCAGCGGCTGGCCGTGCTGGCGCTCCAGGACGACCTGGGCGAGGCCCAGGGCTGGCTCGAGCGCGCCGCGGCCGTGGCGCCAGACGACTCCCAGACGCTGTTCCTCCTCTCCGAGGTCGCCTACGCCAACGGCGACCTGCAGGCGGCGGAGAGCTCGCTGCGGCGCTACGTCGACGTCGTGGGCGGCGAGCCGGACGCGACGATCGCCGCGCGCCTCGAGCTCTTCGAGCGCGTCGACGACCTCACGGCGGCCGTCGAGGCCGAGCCCACCGCGGAGAACCTGCTGGCCCTTGGCGACCTCTACTGGCGCGCCGGCGACCTGCGCGGCGCGGCCTCGACCTACGTGCGGGCGATCACGGAGGCGGGCGCGCAGGACCCCGTCGCGCTCTCGCGCATGGGCGAGCTGATGCTGCGGTCGGGAGCGCCCGCCGACGCCGCGGCGCTGATCGAGCGCGCCGCCGAGTCGGGCGGCGTGGAGGGTCTCGAGCCGTCGGCGCGGCTCGCCCTCGGCGAGGCCTACGTGCGCCTCCGCCGCTTCGACGAGGCCGTGGAGGTACTGGAGGCCTACCAGGCCGCGGGCGGGGACGACCCGGCGGCCGACGAGCTGCTGGCGAGCGCCCGCGCCGGCGTGGTCCCGGGCGAGGTGGGCGCCCCCGGCGACCTGGCCGCCGTCGCGGAGCCCGAGCATCCGGGCGCGGCGGTCTTCGCGGCGAACTGCGCCCAGTGCCACGGGCCCGCGGGCGGGGGCGGCATGGGCGTCGCGCTCGCCGGCAACGCCCGCGCCGCGAACGAGGCCAACGTGCGGGACGCCGTGACGTTCGGCCGCGGGATGATGCCGGCCTTCGGCGCCACGCTCAGCCAGGAGGAGCTCGACGCCGTGGTCGCCTACGTCGTGGAGGTCGTCTCCCGGCGATGA
- a CDS encoding COX15/CtaA family protein, which translates to MTEALTASSHPAAGARVAAGRLTTRLAWAALIANTLVILQGAVVRLTGSGAGCGSHWPTCNGTVVPLNPTVETLIEFSHRVLSFGVLVLGVWLLVRALRVRRDKPGFAAFATAAMAFLVGEALIGAATVLLGLTGDNASVARGVWVAAHLVNSLLLIGTLACTVAFARDRAPAYPLKVSSQLPLAAVLLTGVVGALLLSFTGGIAAMGNTISPPESLAEGLRADFDPASHPLIRLRILHPLIAMAVGTYLFVGLGLAWWLKPVPAARGVARALLGVYLAQLAVGTFNLALLGPFVLQLLHLLLAVSAFALLAALTVMMLGGDVKKGAGALWRRSAVEGA; encoded by the coding sequence GTGACGGAAGCTCTCACGGCCAGCTCCCACCCCGCCGCAGGAGCGCGGGTAGCGGCGGGCCGCCTCACCACCCGCCTCGCCTGGGCGGCGCTCATCGCCAACACGCTCGTGATCCTGCAGGGCGCGGTCGTGCGCCTCACGGGCTCGGGCGCGGGCTGCGGCAGCCACTGGCCCACCTGCAACGGGACCGTCGTCCCCCTGAACCCCACCGTCGAGACGCTCATCGAGTTCAGCCACAGGGTGCTCTCGTTCGGCGTGCTGGTCCTCGGCGTGTGGCTCCTGGTGCGCGCCCTGAGGGTCAGGCGCGACAAGCCCGGCTTCGCCGCGTTCGCGACGGCGGCGATGGCCTTCCTCGTCGGCGAGGCGCTCATCGGCGCCGCCACCGTGCTGCTGGGGCTCACCGGCGACAACGCCAGCGTCGCCAGGGGCGTCTGGGTGGCCGCGCACCTGGTGAACAGCCTGCTGCTCATCGGCACCCTGGCGTGCACCGTGGCGTTCGCGCGCGACCGGGCGCCGGCCTACCCGCTCAAGGTCTCCTCGCAGCTCCCGCTGGCGGCCGTGCTGCTCACGGGCGTCGTGGGCGCGCTGCTCCTCAGCTTCACCGGCGGCATCGCCGCTATGGGCAACACGATCTCCCCGCCCGAGTCGCTCGCCGAGGGACTGCGCGCCGACTTCGACCCCGCCTCCCACCCGCTGATCAGGCTGCGCATCCTGCACCCGCTGATCGCGATGGCGGTGGGGACGTACCTGTTCGTGGGCCTCGGCCTCGCCTGGTGGCTGAAGCCCGTGCCGGCCGCTCGCGGCGTCGCGCGGGCGCTCCTCGGCGTCTACCTGGCGCAGCTCGCCGTGGGGACCTTCAACCTCGCGCTGCTCGGGCCGTTCGTCCTGCAGCTCCTACACCTGCTGCTCGCCGTCTCGGCGTTCGCGCTGCTGGCGGCACTGACCGTGATGATGCTCGGCGGTGACGTCAAGAAGGGCGCCGGAGCGCTCTGGCGTCGCTCCGCCGTGGAGGGTGCATGA
- a CDS encoding heme lyase CcmF/NrfE family subunit has product MQLELGVVGGAAAFLAFAVALYGAVAGSVGAGRRDARLMTSARLAAVAGFLVATVAVLVMEAALLTDDFSVAYVAQHSRVASPVWVKVVTMWAALEGSILLWAWLLSGYTALVAAVAPLNPLRPWALAVMQGVQTFFFFVLAFLANPFTVLANPPLDGPGPNELLQNHWMMAVHPLLMYLGFVGLTVPFAYAMAALITRRPGAEWMTMTRRWTLTGWGFLSAAIVAGGWWSYEVLGWGGYWAWDPVENTSLMPWLTATAFIHSVQVQERRHMLKPWNVALILTTFSLSILGTFLTRSGVVSSVHAFGNGPVGPAFLAFFVLVVLFAFGLLATRWEEVKDRAELDSLVSREGGFLGVNVLFLAITFAVLLGTLFPLIVEALTGDRVTVGAPFFDQVTLPLWLLVLLLMGIGPLLPWRKAEEQSLRRNLAWLLGGLVVAGAAAWLLGVRKAFPALTVALAGYNLVSLGLLLSGALVPRLRLAGRPALDVLRSYAHENRRRVGSMIVHFAVVVIAVGVAFSSGYRVDEQVRLDVGGSAEFEGYTLTATDLFVDPTPARVSAGVLVEVRRGERLLTTLRPRINVFAGSARGIPTPDVMYTPWHDVYLSLNSNVTPETTFVVLRVVKSPLVTWIWVGGAILVLGTAYALGGATRRVPVRASVPAAAAREA; this is encoded by the coding sequence GTGCAGCTAGAGCTGGGCGTGGTGGGCGGCGCCGCGGCGTTCCTGGCGTTCGCCGTGGCGCTCTACGGCGCCGTCGCGGGTTCCGTCGGCGCCGGCCGGCGCGACGCGCGCCTCATGACCTCGGCGCGCCTGGCCGCGGTCGCGGGCTTCCTCGTGGCCACGGTGGCGGTGCTGGTCATGGAGGCCGCGCTGCTCACCGACGACTTCTCGGTCGCCTACGTCGCGCAGCACTCGCGGGTCGCCTCGCCCGTCTGGGTGAAGGTCGTGACCATGTGGGCCGCGCTCGAGGGCTCGATCCTCCTGTGGGCCTGGCTGCTGTCCGGCTACACCGCGCTCGTAGCGGCCGTCGCCCCGCTGAACCCCCTGCGCCCCTGGGCGCTGGCGGTGATGCAGGGCGTGCAGACGTTCTTCTTCTTCGTCCTGGCGTTCCTCGCCAACCCGTTCACGGTGCTCGCCAACCCGCCGCTCGACGGGCCCGGGCCCAACGAGCTGCTGCAGAACCACTGGATGATGGCGGTGCACCCGCTGCTCATGTACCTCGGGTTCGTGGGGCTCACCGTGCCGTTCGCGTACGCGATGGCGGCGCTCATCACGCGTCGCCCCGGCGCGGAGTGGATGACGATGACGCGCCGCTGGACGCTCACCGGCTGGGGCTTCCTCTCGGCCGCGATCGTCGCCGGCGGCTGGTGGAGCTACGAGGTGCTCGGCTGGGGCGGCTACTGGGCGTGGGACCCCGTCGAGAACACCAGCCTCATGCCGTGGCTCACGGCCACCGCGTTCATCCACTCGGTGCAGGTGCAGGAGCGCCGGCACATGCTCAAGCCCTGGAACGTGGCGCTGATCCTCACGACCTTCTCGCTCTCGATCCTCGGCACGTTCCTCACCCGCTCCGGCGTCGTCTCCTCCGTGCACGCCTTCGGCAACGGGCCCGTGGGACCCGCGTTCCTCGCGTTCTTCGTCCTCGTCGTCCTGTTCGCGTTCGGCCTCCTCGCCACGCGCTGGGAGGAGGTCAAGGACCGGGCGGAGCTCGACTCGCTGGTGAGCCGCGAGGGCGGCTTCCTCGGCGTGAACGTCCTGTTCCTGGCCATCACGTTCGCCGTGCTGCTGGGCACGCTGTTCCCCCTGATCGTCGAGGCGCTGACGGGCGACCGCGTCACCGTGGGCGCACCCTTCTTCGACCAGGTCACCCTGCCGCTGTGGCTGCTGGTGCTGCTGCTCATGGGCATAGGCCCGCTGCTGCCGTGGCGCAAGGCCGAGGAGCAGTCGCTGCGCCGCAACCTCGCCTGGCTGCTGGGCGGGCTCGTCGTCGCCGGCGCGGCGGCGTGGCTGCTGGGCGTGAGGAAGGCCTTCCCCGCGCTCACGGTCGCCCTGGCCGGCTACAACCTCGTGTCGCTGGGGCTCCTGCTCTCCGGCGCCCTGGTCCCGCGCCTGCGCCTCGCCGGGCGACCGGCCCTGGACGTGCTGCGGAGCTACGCGCACGAGAACCGCCGGCGCGTGGGCAGCATGATCGTGCACTTCGCCGTCGTGGTCATCGCCGTGGGCGTGGCGTTCTCGAGCGGGTACCGCGTGGACGAGCAAGTGCGCCTCGACGTCGGCGGGTCGGCCGAGTTCGAGGGCTACACGCTCACCGCCACCGACCTGTTCGTCGACCCCACCCCGGCGCGCGTCAGCGCCGGCGTGCTCGTCGAGGTGCGCCGCGGCGAGCGCCTGCTCACCACCCTGCGGCCGCGCATCAACGTCTTCGCGGGCAGCGCCCGCGGCATCCCCACGCCCGACGTGATGTACACGCCGTGGCACGACGTCTACCTGAGCCTCAACAGCAACGTCACCCCCGAGACGACGTTCGTGGTGCTGCGCGTCGTGAAGAGCCCGCTCGTCACCTGGATCTGGGTGGGCGGCGCGATCCTCGTGCTCGGCACCGCCTACGCCCTAGGCGGCGCGACGCGGCGCGTCCCCGTGAGGGCCAGCGTGCCGGCAGCGGCGGCGAGGGAGGCGTAG
- the tal gene encoding transaldolase, which yields MNPLKRLQEHGQSVYLDEIRRSWLEDGTLQELIDRDGLRGVTSNPAIFNKAIAQSGDYAAAIAALAARGATVEDAYEDLVVEDIGRAADMFRPTYDGSGGRYGFVSLEVSPEVAHDEEATYAEATHLWRRLGRPNVFIKVPATLAGLGAIRRLIADGVNVNVTLLFGLERYERVIDAYLAGLEDRLARGEGLRGVNSVASFFLSRFDVHVDPLLDAMGTPEALALRGRAAIAYAKVAYDVFSRRFAEADPRWPRLAGAGARVQRLLWASTGTKDPSYPDTKYVEPLIGPETINTMPLETLNAYRDHGDPATRVTEGLDEAKRVIADLRALGIDLEEVAARLEEEGVEKFVTPFRSLLRTLEGALREAAVSAGS from the coding sequence ATGAACCCGCTCAAGAGGCTGCAGGAGCACGGCCAGTCCGTGTACCTCGACGAGATCCGGCGCTCGTGGCTCGAGGACGGCACGCTGCAGGAGCTCATCGACCGCGACGGGCTGCGCGGCGTGACCTCGAACCCGGCGATCTTCAACAAGGCCATCGCCCAGTCGGGCGACTACGCGGCGGCGATCGCGGCCCTGGCCGCGCGCGGGGCCACCGTGGAGGACGCCTACGAGGACCTGGTCGTCGAGGACATCGGCCGCGCCGCCGACATGTTCAGGCCCACCTACGACGGCTCGGGCGGCCGGTACGGCTTCGTGTCGCTCGAGGTCTCGCCGGAGGTCGCCCACGACGAGGAGGCCACCTACGCCGAGGCCACGCACCTGTGGCGGCGCCTCGGCAGGCCGAACGTCTTCATCAAGGTGCCGGCGACGCTGGCGGGCCTGGGAGCGATCCGTCGCCTCATCGCCGACGGCGTGAACGTCAACGTCACCCTGCTGTTCGGTCTGGAGCGCTACGAGCGCGTGATCGACGCCTACCTCGCCGGGCTCGAGGACCGGCTCGCGCGCGGCGAGGGCCTGCGCGGCGTGAACTCCGTCGCCAGCTTCTTCCTCAGCCGCTTCGACGTGCACGTGGACCCGCTCCTCGACGCCATGGGCACGCCGGAGGCGCTGGCCCTGCGGGGTCGCGCGGCCATCGCCTACGCGAAGGTGGCGTACGACGTCTTCTCCCGCCGCTTCGCGGAGGCTGACCCCCGCTGGCCGCGCCTCGCCGGCGCCGGCGCGCGCGTCCAGCGCCTGCTGTGGGCCTCGACGGGCACGAAGGACCCCAGCTACCCGGACACGAAGTACGTCGAGCCGCTTATCGGTCCCGAGACCATCAACACGATGCCGCTCGAGACCCTGAACGCCTACAGGGACCACGGCGACCCGGCGACGCGCGTCACCGAGGGTCTCGACGAGGCCAAGCGCGTCATCGCCGACCTGCGCGCCCTGGGCATAGACCTCGAGGAGGTCGCCGCGAGGCTCGAGGAGGAGGGCGTCGAGAAGTTCGTCACGCCCTTCCGCAGCCTGCTGAGGACGCTCGAGGGCGCCCTGCGCGAGGCCGCGGTGTCGGCGGGGAGCTGA
- a CDS encoding TlpA disulfide reductase family protein, which translates to MRRQGVVITVLVVAALGGLFAFGLLRGEPDRDIPSELVGKPAPPFELPVHARYRDEFGETLSLADLRGRPLVVNFWASWCAPCYDEAPVLEAYWREYRDTDVLFVGIQTQDRGKRAEGTAFIERFDLSFPNLIDDDSAVSVDWALFGVPETFFVSRDGVVVDKHIGPVTPELLDRQLAALLQ; encoded by the coding sequence GTGCGCCGGCAGGGGGTCGTCATCACGGTCCTCGTCGTCGCGGCCCTGGGCGGCCTCTTCGCCTTCGGGCTGCTGCGCGGCGAGCCCGACAGGGACATCCCCTCCGAGCTCGTGGGCAAGCCGGCGCCGCCGTTCGAGCTGCCGGTCCACGCGCGCTACCGCGACGAGTTCGGCGAGACGCTCTCGCTGGCGGACCTGAGGGGACGCCCGCTCGTCGTGAACTTCTGGGCCTCGTGGTGCGCGCCCTGCTACGACGAGGCGCCGGTGCTGGAGGCCTACTGGCGCGAGTACCGGGACACGGACGTGCTGTTCGTCGGCATCCAGACGCAGGACCGCGGCAAGCGCGCCGAGGGCACCGCGTTCATCGAGCGGTTCGACCTCTCGTTCCCCAACCTCATCGACGACGACAGCGCGGTCAGCGTCGACTGGGCGCTCTTCGGCGTGCCGGAGACGTTCTTCGTCTCCCGCGACGGCGTCGTCGTCGACAAGCACATCGGACCCGTCACCCCGGAGCTGCTGGACCGCCAGCTCGCGGCGCTGCTGCAGTGA
- a CDS encoding heme o synthase, whose product MTRADAAPRATWRDYFVLTKPKVIVLLLMTTVGAMFIAAGGFPGWVTLLGAIVGGYMSAGAAGVYNMVYDADIDVRMKRTAKRPTVTRVVSTRNALVFAVVLTVLSFVVLWATTNVTAALLSWAGIAFYVLIYTMWLKRSTWQNIVIGGAAGAIPPLVGWAAVTGHLSLLAWILFAVVFVWTPVHFWALALMVKDQYANVGVPMAPAVIGERATVMQMVMYTVLTVVLTVLPFFLHEFSVAYFVAALALNVVLALRVAAVFRVVREGGSVDKVTALPLYKYSMTYLALLFLTMALDRALL is encoded by the coding sequence ATGACGCGAGCCGACGCGGCGCCGAGGGCCACCTGGCGCGACTACTTCGTACTCACCAAGCCCAAGGTCATCGTCCTGCTGCTGATGACCACCGTGGGCGCCATGTTCATCGCCGCCGGCGGGTTCCCCGGCTGGGTGACGCTGCTGGGCGCGATCGTGGGCGGCTACATGTCCGCCGGCGCCGCCGGCGTCTACAACATGGTCTACGACGCCGACATCGACGTGCGCATGAAGCGCACCGCCAAGCGGCCCACCGTCACGCGCGTGGTCAGCACGCGCAACGCCTTGGTCTTCGCGGTCGTGCTGACGGTCCTCTCGTTCGTCGTCCTGTGGGCCACGACCAACGTGACCGCCGCGTTGCTGTCGTGGGCCGGCATCGCGTTCTACGTGCTCATCTACACGATGTGGCTGAAGCGCTCGACCTGGCAGAACATCGTCATCGGCGGCGCCGCCGGGGCGATCCCGCCGCTGGTGGGCTGGGCCGCGGTGACGGGCCACCTGAGCCTGCTCGCCTGGATCCTCTTCGCCGTGGTGTTCGTGTGGACGCCGGTCCACTTCTGGGCGCTGGCCCTGATGGTCAAGGACCAGTACGCGAACGTGGGCGTGCCCATGGCGCCGGCGGTGATCGGCGAGCGCGCGACCGTGATGCAGATGGTCATGTACACGGTCCTCACCGTCGTCCTGACGGTGCTGCCGTTCTTCCTGCACGAGTTCAGCGTCGCCTACTTCGTCGCCGCCCTGGCCCTCAACGTCGTGCTGGCGCTGCGCGTCGCGGCGGTGTTCAGGGTCGTGCGCGAGGGCGGCTCGGTCGACAAGGTCACGGCGCTGCCCCTCTACAAGTACTCGATGACCTACCTGGCGCTGCTGTTCCTGACGATGGCCCTCGACCGCGCCCTGCTGTGA
- a CDS encoding tetratricopeptide repeat protein — protein MLISFQPTTRQPLRLLGASLLAVLCLGGVVVAQEGEDGPDVATLISDGQFYLDRGNCSLAQFYFQEALRVDEDNADALVGQGRALACQGAYPEAIEAFQEALNVQADHLDALIHLANTYQYQYQADPTAYSGRLADALDTIQRAEEVSANDPRVQNTKGLVLYQLGDLQQARTTLEQAVTLATSSQLLDNPQRSTVQLNLGRVYRDLGELELAQQAFRRAVVLDPTSATAHNNLGDIAYRLGDCATAEYELAQAVNLDPNSLSAASNLGIVLFECGEIQASLPRLEQAVQMDGAVFLPPLFTYLARAYLETGQVDEAIRRAQHGALLSEPPSAEAYYWLGQSYQRRGGPGDSQRARDAYQRAVEIDPNYAAAQEALHTLQ, from the coding sequence ATGTTGATCAGCTTCCAACCCACCACACGTCAGCCGCTACGGCTCCTTGGCGCGTCGCTCCTGGCAGTGCTGTGCCTTGGCGGTGTCGTCGTCGCCCAGGAGGGCGAGGACGGACCGGACGTTGCCACCCTCATCAGCGACGGGCAGTTCTACCTCGACCGCGGCAACTGCTCCCTGGCGCAGTTCTACTTCCAGGAGGCGCTTAGGGTAGACGAGGACAACGCCGACGCCCTCGTCGGGCAGGGACGCGCGCTGGCCTGCCAGGGCGCCTACCCCGAGGCCATCGAGGCGTTCCAGGAAGCGCTGAACGTCCAGGCCGACCACCTCGACGCGCTGATCCACCTGGCGAACACGTACCAGTACCAGTACCAGGCCGACCCCACCGCCTACAGCGGGCGCCTCGCCGACGCGCTCGACACGATCCAGCGCGCCGAGGAGGTCTCGGCCAACGACCCGCGCGTGCAGAACACCAAGGGCCTCGTCCTCTACCAGCTCGGCGACCTCCAGCAGGCCAGGACCACCCTCGAGCAGGCCGTGACGCTCGCGACGAGCTCGCAGCTCCTCGACAACCCGCAGAGGAGCACCGTGCAGCTCAACCTCGGGCGCGTCTACCGCGACCTCGGCGAGCTCGAGCTGGCCCAGCAGGCGTTCAGGCGCGCCGTGGTCCTCGACCCCACGAGCGCCACCGCCCACAACAACCTCGGCGACATCGCCTACCGCCTCGGCGACTGCGCGACGGCAGAGTACGAGCTGGCCCAGGCCGTGAACCTCGACCCGAACAGCCTCTCCGCCGCCTCGAACCTCGGCATCGTGCTCTTCGAGTGCGGCGAGATCCAGGCGAGCCTGCCGCGGCTCGAGCAGGCCGTGCAGATGGACGGCGCGGTGTTCCTGCCGCCGCTGTTCACGTACCTCGCCCGCGCCTACCTCGAGACCGGCCAGGTCGACGAGGCCATCAGGCGCGCGCAGCACGGCGCGCTGCTCTCCGAGCCTCCCAGCGCCGAGGCGTACTACTGGCTCGGCCAGTCCTACCAGCGCCGCGGGGGACCGGGCGACTCGCAGCGCGCCCGCGACGCCTACCAGCGCGCCGTCGAGATCGACCCGAACTACGCCGCCGCCCAGGAGGCCCTCCACACCCTGCAGTGA